From a single Carassius gibelio isolate Cgi1373 ecotype wild population from Czech Republic chromosome A18, carGib1.2-hapl.c, whole genome shotgun sequence genomic region:
- the LOC127934278 gene encoding ran-binding protein 10 produces the protein MAELGAGSLLTGDPAFNYQEHELNERLKRLYPAVNEEETPLPRSWSPKDKYSYIGLSQNNLRVHYKGHGKNHKDAASVRATHPIPAACGIYYFEVKIVSKGRDGYMGIGLSAQGVNMNRLPGWDKHSYGYHGDDGHSFCSSGTGQPYGPTFTTGDVIGCCVNLINNTCFYTKNGHSLGVAFTDLPPNLYPTVGLQTPGEIVDANFGQQPFVFDIEDYMSEWRAKIHSMIACFPIGERLGDWQSVLQNMVSSYLVHHGYCATAMAFSRATETMIQEDQTSIKNRQRIQKLVLAGRVGEAIEATQLLYPGLLEHNPNLLFMLKCRQFVEMVNGTDSEVRCFSVHSPKSQDSYSGSPNLSPRHGATNAHVHNTGGDSPTCSNGVTPTNKNKSHNKYTGVSSTSSSPSSSPSSVNYSESNSTDSTKSQPHSATSNQETSDSEMEIEAEHYSNGVTESSTRIMNGTYKHQEILQADENSVGNGVADDSCSSRQLCGGNQAATERMIQFGRELQALSEQLCRQYGKNATHKKMLQDAFSLLAYSDPWNCPVGQQLDPMQREAICSALNSAILESQNLPKQPPLMLALGQATECVQLMARVRSGSCSFARVDNFLH, from the exons ATGGCAGAGCTTGGAGCGGGGAGCCTGCTAACAGGAGATCCTGCTTTTAATTACCAAGAGCATGAGCTAAACGAGCGCTTGAAGCGGCTGTACCCGGCCGTGAATGAGGAAGAGACCCCCTTACCCCGATCTTGGAGCCCCAAGGATAAGTACAGCTACATCGGGCTCTCACAGAATAATCTGCGGGTGCATTACAAAG GCCACGGAAAAAACCACAAAGATGCAGCATCTGTACGGGCCACCCATCCTATCCCTGCCGCTTGTGGTATCTACTACTTTGAGGTGAAGATCGTAAGCAAAGGAAGGGATGG GTACATGGGTATTGGACTGTCTGCCCAGGGGGTCAACATGAACAGACTTCctg GTTGGGACAAGCACTCCTATGGTTACCATGGTGACGATGGACACTCCTTTTGCTCTTCAGGGACTGGCCAACCGTATGGCCCAACCTTCACAACGGGCGACGTCATTGGCTGCTGCGTGAACCTCATCAATAACACATGCTTTTACACCAAGAATGGGCACAGTTTag GTGTGGCTTTCACAGATCTGCCA CCTAACCTGTACCCCACAGTAGGGCTACAGACTCCAGGAGAGATAGTAGATGCAAATTTTGGCCAGCAGCCTTTTGTGTTTGACATTGAGGACTACATGAGCGAATGGAGGGCCAAGATCCACAGCATGATTGCCTGCTTCCCCATCGGAGAAAGACTGGGAGACTGGCAGTCTGTTCTGCAGAA TATGGTGTCCAGCTACCTAGTGCATCATGGGTATTGTGCCACAGCAATGGCCTTTTCCAGAGCCACAGAGACCATGATCCAAGAGGACCAAACCTCCATAAAAAACAGACAGA GAATACAGAAGCTGGTATTGGCAGGACGTGTTGGAGAAGCCATTGAAGCAACACAGCTGTTGTACCCCGGACTCCTAGAACACAACCCCAATTTACTCTTCATGTTGAA GTGTCGGCAATTTGTGGAGATGGTGAATGGTACAGATAGTGAGGTACGGTGCTTTAGTGTCCACTCTCCTAAATCACAGGACAGCTATTCTGGCTCCCCCAACCTGAGCCCGCGGCACGGAGCCACCAATGCTCACGTGCACAACACAG GAGGAGACAGTCCCACATGCAGTAACGGGGTCACCCCTACTAACAAAAATAAGAGCCACAACAAATACACAGGCGTAAGCTCCACCTCCTCCTCTCCATCCTCCTCTCCTTCCTCCGTCAATTACTCCGAGTCCAACTCTACTGACTCCACCAAGTCACAGCCCCACAGTGCCACCAGCAACCAGGAGACTAG TGATAGTGAGATGGAAATAGAGGCAGAACATTACAGCAACGGCGTGACAGAAAGCTCAACTCGCATTATGAATGGCACATACAAACACCAGGAAATCCTGCAGGCGGATGAAAACAGTGTTGGCAATGGAGTAGCAG ATGATAGCTGCAGCTCAAGACAGCTGTGTGGAGGAAACCAGGCGGCCACCGAGAGAATGATCCAGTTCGGCAGAGAGCTTCAGGCCCTCAGCGAGCAGCTCTGCCGCCAATATGGCAAGAACGCCACTCACAAGAAGATGCTGCAG gatGCATTCAGTCTGCTGGCGTACTCAGACCCCTGGAACTGCCCCGTGGGCCAGCAGTTGGACCCCATGCAACGAGAGGCGATCTGCTCCGCTCTCAACAGCGCTATTCTGG AGTCTCAGAATCTGCCCAAACAGCCTCCACTCATGCTGGCTCTGGGTCAGGCCACCGAGTGCGTGCAGCTGATGGCCAGAGTTCGCTCTGGTTCCTGCTCCTTCGCCAGAGTCGACAACTTTTTGCACTAG